GGGAGCCGGGGCCCCTGGTCGACCTCAATACCGCCCTGGAGACCACAGGTGAGGCCGAGGTGCCGGCCGTGATCCTGCCGCTGATCGCGCCCGCACAGGACCTCTCTGCGCGCAGCAACGGTCTGTTCGACCCCGCGATCGGTGGCCTGCTGGCCCTGTGGGGGTTCCAGAGCGATGCTCCGCCGCAGGCGCCGCCCGCGGCGGCGGCGATCACGGCGGAACTCGCCAAGCGGCCGCGCATGAGCGATCTGCGCCTTGAGGACGACCGCCTGATCACCACCAACCGTGCCGTGAAGCTGGATTTTGGGGCCTTCGCCAAAGGCGTGGCGGTGGATCGGGCGATCGAGCACCTGCGCGAGCTTGGTATCGACAACGCCATCGTCAACGCCGGCGGCGACCTGCGCGCTATCGGTCGCCGCGGCACCCGCGCCTGGCGGATCGGGGTACGCAATCCCCGCGGCCCCGGTGTGCTCGCGGTGATCGAGGCGCAGGGCGACGAAAGTATCTTCACCTCGGGCGACTACGAACGCGGCTTCGACTACCAGGGCCGCCACTACCACCACATCCTGGATCCACGCACCGGCTATCCGGCCGCGGGCGCGCGTTCCGTCACGGTCATCTATCCGGACGCCGCGACGGCCGACGCCGCGGCCACCGCCCTGCTGGTGGCCGGCGCCAAGGACTGGCTGGAAGTGGCCCGCAATTTGCAGCTTCGCTGGGTGATGCTGGTCGACGGCGAGGGCGTGGTGCACATGACCCCGGCGATGGCGGAGCGGGTACACATCGAGCTCGATCCACCACCCCTGATCGAGCTCAGCGAGGCCCCCTGAATGCGCGGCTGGCTGACGGGGGCCGACGGCGTGCTGCTGGTTGCGGCGATCGCACTGATCGGCTGGCTGTATGTAAGCGTCTGGGGGCCTTCCTCCATGCCGCTGGAGATCGAGATCTGGAGCCAGGGCGAGC
The genomic region above belongs to Gammaproteobacteria bacterium and contains:
- a CDS encoding FAD:protein FMN transferase; this translates as MPTRRLSPYLLLLLGLATAGLLAQGCARQPDAVQEQQFIAFGTLVDVSVYGVDAELAQRAFTDLEQRFAQWHHDWHAWEPGPLVDLNTALETTGEAEVPAVILPLIAPAQDLSARSNGLFDPAIGGLLALWGFQSDAPPQAPPAAAAITAELAKRPRMSDLRLEDDRLITTNRAVKLDFGAFAKGVAVDRAIEHLRELGIDNAIVNAGGDLRAIGRRGTRAWRIGVRNPRGPGVLAVIEAQGDESIFTSGDYERGFDYQGRHYHHILDPRTGYPAAGARSVTVIYPDAATADAAATALLVAGAKDWLEVARNLQLRWVMLVDGEGVVHMTPAMAERVHIELDPPPLIELSEAP